From the genome of Pseudomonas sp. PDM14:
GGCAGCACCTGGGCCGCACTGCCGGTCGAGGAACTGCTCCTGCGTCTGGCCGAAGTGCCGGCGAACCTGCAGGCCGCGGTGATCAACCAGGGCGGCGGGCACGCCAACCACAGCCTGTTCTGGCTGGTGATGTCACCGCAGGGCGGTGGTGAGCCACAGGGCGAGCTGGCGGGCGCAATCGACAGTCATTTGGGTGGTTTTGCTGCGTTCAAGGAAGCCTTCACCAAAGCGGCGCTGAGCCGTTTCGGCAGTGGCTGGGCCTGGCTCAGCGTGACCCCGGGCAAGACCCTGGTGGTGGAGAGCAGCGCCAACCAGGACAGCCCGCTGATGCACGGCAATACGCCGATCCTCGGGCTGGACGTGTGGGAGCACGCCTACTACCTGCGGTACCAGAACCGCCGCCCGGAATACATCGGTGCGTTCTACAACGTCATCGATTGGGCCGAGGTCGCTCGCCGCTATCAGGCCGCCCTGGCCTGATAAATCGCCGCCAGCCGAGGCCGGGAGGCCGTAGCACAGTTGAATCTAAGGGTGTTCATGCGAACCTTGCTGCAGAGTTTTTCCAACACCAACAGTCGCACCCTGCGCTATGTGCTGGGATTCACCGTGGTGCTCAGCGGCAGCACGCTGCTGCTGATGCAGGCGGCTGCGGCCACGCTGGTCATCGAGCCGCAACTGTGGCGGGCGCTGCAGGGCGGCATGCTGTGCGCGCTGGGCACGGCGCTCGGTGCGCTGCCGGTGCTGTTCATGCGCGGGATCTCCGTGCGCATGACCGACACCCTGCTCGGCTTCGGCGGCGGGGTGATGCTGGCGGCCACGGTATTCTCCCTGCTGATTCCGGCGCTGGATGCGGCGGGTGACCTGGGCTTCACCAAGTGGGGTGCCGGCTTTCTTGCCAGCCTCGGTGTGCTGATCGGCGCCAGCGCGCTGTTCGGCCTTGGTCGGCTGCTGCCGCAGCCGAATCTCGAGGTGCGTGAGGATGGCCGTCAGCCGATTCCGCCGCGGATCTTGTTGTTCGTCATCGCCGTGGTCCTGCACAACATTCCCGAGGGCATGGCGGTCGGCGTGTCCGCGGGTGCCGGTTTGCCCGGTGCCGACAGCCTGGCGATGGGCATTGCGCTGCAGGATCTGCCGGAAGGGTTGATCATTTCCCTGGTGCTCGCCGGTGCCGGCATGGGGCGCGGCAAGGCGCTGCTGATCGGCGCGGCGTCAGGGCTGGTCGAGCCGGTGTTCGCCGTGCTGTGCGCCTGGCTGGTCGGGGTGTCGGCGCTGCTGCTGCCCTGGGGATTGGCGCTGGCGGCGGGGGCGATGCTGTTTGCGGTGACTCACGAGATTATCCCCGAATCCCATCGCAAGGGCTTCGAGGCAGAGGCCAGCATGGGCCTGGCGGCAGGGTTCTGTCTGATGATGGTGATGGACACCGCGCTGGCCTGAGTCGGCTGGCGGCGGGGGAGGCGAGGATTACTCGCCTTCGTCGAACTTGTTGTTGATCAGCTCGATCAGCGCATTCAACGCGTTGTCATCCTGCTCGCCTTCGGTGTGCAGGTGCAGGGTGGTGCCCTTGCCGGCGGCCAGCATCATCACCGCCATGATGCTCTTGCCGTCCACCAGGCTCTCCGGCGAACGGCCGGCGCGGATCTGGCAGGGAAAGCGCCCGGCCACGCCAACGAACTTGGCCGCTGCACGGGCATGCAGGCCGAGTTTGTTGATGATGGTGATTTCACAGGCAGGCATTGCGCAGGGGATCCTTAGTGTAGGTCTCGATGGCGAACCTGGACGTTCTTCAGGGTCGGCTTGAGCGCTTCGCCCAGGCGGTTGGCCAAGTATACCGAGCGGTGATGACCACCGGTGCAGCCAATCGCGATGGTCACGTAGGCGCGGTTGCTGGCAGCGAAGCGCGGCAGCCATTTGCTCAGGTAGGCGTGGATGTCCTGGTACATCTCCTCGACATCCGGCTGCGCCGCGAGGTACTCGGCCACCGGTTGTTCCAGGCCGGACATTTCGCGCAGATCGGGCTTCCAGTACGGGTTGGGCAGGCAACGCACATCGAATACCAGGTCGGCGTCGACCGGCATGCCGCGCTTGAAGCCGAACGACTCGATGAGAAACGCGGTACCCGGCTCCGGCTTGTTCAGCAGGCGCAGCTTGATGGTGTCGCGCAACTGATAGAGGTTCAGGTGGGTGGTGTCGATCTTCAGGTCGGCCAGGTCGGTGATCGGTGCGAGCAGCAGCTCTTCATCACGGATGGCTTCGGCCAGGGCACGGCTTTCGTTGGTCAGCGGGTGGCGCCGGCGGGTCTCGGAGAAGCGCTTGAGCAGGGTCTCCTCATCGGCATCCAGATAGAGCACGTCGCAGACGATATGCCGGGCGCGGACTTCCTCGAGCAGTTCTGGGAAGCGCCGCAGCTGGCTGGGCAGGTTGCGCGCGTCGATCGACACGGCCACTTGCGGGTGCATCAGTTCGGTTTGCAGCAGGGCGCTTTGCGCCAGCTCGGGCAACAGGCCGGCGGGCAGGTTGTCGATGCAGTAGAAACCGTTGTCCTCCAGTACATCGAGGGCGGTGCTCTTGCCCGAGCCGGAGCGACCGCTGACGATGATCAGGCGCATGACCGCGCTCCTACTGGCCGTTCTGCACGTCGACGACGACCCGGTAGAGATCCTCGCTGCTCTGCGCCTGACGCAGGCGTTCGCGCACATCGGCGCGGTCGAGCATGCTGGCGATCTGCCGGAGCAGTTCGAGGTGCTCGTCGGTGGCCGCTTCCGGCACCAGGAGAACGAACAGCAGGTCGACCGGTGCACCGTCGATGGCGTCGAAATCGACCGACGCTTCCAGACGCAGCACGGCGCTTATCGGCGCAGTACAGCCGGGCAGGCGGCAGTGGGGAATGGCGATGCCGTTGCCGAAGCCGGTGGAGCCGAGCTTTTCACGGGCAATCAGGCTTTCGAAGATGTCTTGCCCATCGAGGTCAGGCAATTCACGCGCAACCAGGTTGGCAATCTGTTCTAGAACGCGTTTTTTACTGCCGCCCGGCACGTTCACGAGGGAACGGCCGGCGGTCAGGATGTTTTCGAGTCGGATCATGTGTGGGTAGGTATCAGCGGGCTGCGGCGCCTTGCAGGCGACCCAGCTGCTTTTCCTTGTGCTTGATCAGTTGGCGGTCGAGTTTGTCGGCGAGCAGATCGATCGCCGCATACATGTCTTCGTGTTCTGCGTTGGCGACCACTTCGCCTCCGGCGATGTGCAGGGTCGCTTCGATTTTCTGTTTGAGCTTCTCGACCTCCAGGGTCACCTGCACATTGGTGATCTTGTCGAAATGGCGCTCCAGCCGGCTGAGTTTCTCGCCGACATAGTCGCGCAGGGCGTCGGTCACATCCAGTTGATGTCCACTGATGTTGACTTGCATACCGCTTCTCCTTGTTGCCGTGTGTAAGAGACAGGCTAGCGGGCCTGCCACCGTAACACTCTGGCTGAGAGGGCTCTTGCACAACAGGTCTGGGGCGCGCTGCGGAAGCGTGTCGTCAGCCTGGCCGGTTGTGCAAAAGCCCTCCCTCAGTGCCACATCACATCAGTCGTTTGCGTTCGCTCGAAGGCGCTATCCCGAGGGATTCGCGGTATTTGGCGACTGTGCGACGAGCAACCTGAATGCCCTGTGCTTCCAGTAAACCAGCGATCTTGCTGTCACTCAACGGCTTTTTCGCGTTTTCCGCGGCGACCAGTTTCTTGATGATGGCGCGGATCGCGGTGGAGGAGCATTCACCGCCTTCGGAGGTGCTGACGTGGCTGGAGAAGAAGTACTTCAACTCGTAAATGCCGCGCGGGGTGTGCATGAATTTCTGCGTGGTGACGCGCGAGATGGTCGACTCATGCATGCCTACCGCCTCGGCGATGTCGTGCAGGACCAGGGGCTTCATCGCCTCGTCGCCATACTCGAGGAAGCCGCGCTGATGCTCGACGATCTGCGTGGCGACTTTCATCAGGGTTTCGTTGCGGCTCTGCAGGCTCTTGATGAACCAGCGGGCCTCCTGCAGCTGGTTGCGCATGAAGGTGTTGTCGGCGCTGGAGTCGGCGCGACGCACGAAGCCGGCGTACTGCGGGTTGACGCGCAGGCGCGGCACGGACTCCTGGTTCAACTCGACCAGCCAGCGCTCGTTGTGCTTGCGCACGATCACGTCCGGCACCACGTATTCCGGCTCGCTGGACTCGATCTGCGAACCGGGGCGCGGGTTGAGGCTCTGGATCAGTTCGATGACCTGTCGCAGCTCGTCTTCCTTGAGCTTCATGCGGCGCATCAGCTGGCTGTAGTCGCGGCTGCCGAGCAGGTCGAGGTGATCACCGGCGAGGCGGTTGGCCTCGGCCAGCCAGGGCGTATTTGCCGGCAACTGACGCAGTTGCAGCAGCAGGCATTCGCGCAGGTCGCGGGCACCAATACCCGCGGGTTCGAACTGCTGGATGCGATGCAGCACCGCCTCCACTTCGTCCAGCTCGACGTCCATTTCAGGATCGAAGGCGTCGACGATTTCCTCGAGCGATTCTTCCAGGTAGCCCTGGTTGTTGATGCAGTCGATCAGGGTCACGGCGATCAGGCGGTCGGTATCCGACATCGGCGCCAGATTGAGTTGCCACAACAGGTGAGTCTGCAGGCTCTCGCCGGCGGAAGTGCGGGTGGTGAAGTCCCACTCGTCGTCATCGTTACTCGGCAGGCTGCTGGCGCTGGTCTGGTAGACGTCTTCCCAGGCGGTATCGACCGGCAGCTCGTTAGGGATGCGCTCGTTCCACTCGCCGTCTTCGATCGAATCGGCGCTGGTGCTGTTGGTTTCCTGGTAGATCGCTTCCTGAACCGGTTGGTTGACCTGTTCTTCGCTGCCGTCGGCCATGGGGTCGGAGTTGTCGAAGTCCTCTCCTTCCTCCTGGCGCTCGAGCATGGGATTGGACTCCAGGGCCTCCTGGATTTCCTGTTGCAGGTCCAGGGTCGACAGCTGGAGTAGGCGAATGGCTTGCTGCAGCTGCGGTGTCATCGTCAGCTGCTGGCCCATCTTGAGGACTAGCGAGGGTTTCATGGCAGGAAGCTTTGCACCTTATTTGCTGGCGCAAGCGCGCCATTCACTACAGGGCGCCGAGGCGCCGCCAATAAGCAAATTATATGCCCAAAACTTTCGGCTTTGCCTAGGCTTGACAACATCCATGTAGTGAAGCGCGTGCCTGTGTCAGAGGCGGAATTCGTGTCCGAGGTAGACTTCTTTCACCAGCTGGTTGGCCAGAATGCTCTCGGCGTCGCCTTCGGCGATCAGCTGGCCATCGTTGACAATGTAGGCGGTCTCGCAGATGTCGAGCGTTTCGCGCACGTTGTGATCGGTGATCAGTACGCCGATGCCTTTGGCCTTGAGGTGATGAATGATCTGCTTGATGTCGCCGACGGAAATCGGGTCGACACCGGCAAAGGGTTCGTCGAGCAGGATGAATTTCGGCTCGGTCGCCAGGGCGCGGGCAATTTCCACGCGGCGGCGTTCACCGCCGGACAGGCTCATGCCCAGGCTGTCGCGGATGTGGCTGATATGGAATTCCTGCAGCAGGGTCTCCAGTGCGGCCTTGCGCCCGTCGCGGTCAAGATCCTTGCGGGTTTCCAGGATGGCCATGATGTTGTCGGCCACCGACAGCTTGCGGAAGATCGAGGCTTCCTGCGGCAGGTAGCCGATACCGACGCGTGCGCGACCGTGCATGGGCTGGTGGCTGACGTCGAGGTCGTCGATCAGCACGCGCCCCTGATCGGCCTGTACCAGGCCGACGATCATGTAGAAACAGGTGGTCTTGCCGGCACCGTTGGGGCCGAGCAGGCCGACGATCTGGCCGCTGTCGATGGACAGGCTGACGTCGCGAACGACCTGTCGGCCCTTGTAGCTCTTCGCCAGGTGTTGCGCTTTCAGGGTTGCCATTACTGCCCTTGCTCCGGCTGGCCGGTTTTCTTGCGCGGCTGGATGACCATGTCGATACGCGGACGCGGCGTGCTTACCGAGGTGCCATTGGCGCGGCCGGCGTTGACGATCTGGCGCTGGGTGTCATAGACGATCTTCTCGCCTTCGAAGGTGTTGCCTTCCTGAATCACCTTGGCCTGGTCGATCAGCACGATGCGCTCGTTGCTGGCGAAATACTGGATGGTCAGGCCGTATGCCTTGACGATCTGCTTGTCGGCAGCCGGTTTCTGCTCGTAGTAGGCCGGGCGGCCAACCGAGGTGAACACTTCGACTTCGCCGTTGGCGTCCTGGGTGATGGTCACCGTGTCGCCGGTGATCTTCATGGTGCCCTGGGTGATGACGACGCCGCCGCGATACACGGCCACGCCTTGTTTGTCGTCCAGTTCAGCGCTGTCGGCCTGGACGCGGATCGGTTGATCGCGGTCGCTTGGCAGGGCCCAGGTACTTGCGCTTCCAAGCGCTGCGCCGAGGCCGATGAACAGTAGGGGGAGGGTTTTAACGAACCTCATGCTGGCCTCTTACGTTGGACAGCAGGTTGATCCTGCCGTCATTCATGTACGCTTTCATTCCTTTTGCCGTGGTCACCCCGTTGGCGGCCTCGATTCTAACGGCTTGCCGGGTTTGCGCATATTCCTTATCGGGAAATACCGTCATGCGGCTGCTGGTGATCACGGTGGGGCGGCCCTTGGCGTCGGTGCGTGCGATGCGCACATCGTCGATCAGCTCGACTTCCTTGCCCTCCGGGGCGACTTCGCCGCGCGCGCTCTGGATATGCCATGGGTAGGGCGTGCCACGGTACAGCTGCAGGTCGGGCTTGCTCACCAGGGTCACGTCGCTGGCCTTGAGGTGCTCCAGTTTTTCGGCGGTCATCTCGTAGTGCAGCTGGCCGTCTTCCTGGTATTGCTGGGTGCTGGCGTTGATGGCGTAGAAGTCGACCGCGCTTTCGGCCTCGGCGACGGTCTGCCGCTCCATGAAACTCTCCGGGCGGATGTTCCAGTAGCCAACGGCGACCAGCAGGGCGGCGATCAGGGTGAAAATCACGGGGCGGCGCAGTTTGGCGAACATGGCTGATCCTAGAGGTAGGCGGCCTGGGCGGCGTCTAGACTGCCCTGGGCGCGCATGATCAATTCACAGAACTCGCGTGCGGCACCTTCGCCGCCGCGTGCCGCCGTGACCCCGTGGGCGTGCTGGCGAACGAAACCGTCCGCACTGGCTACCGCCATGCCCAGGCCGACGCGGCGAATCACCGGCAGGTCGGGCAGGTCGTCGCCCAGGTAGGCGACCTGTTCGTAGCTCAGGCCCAGCTCGCCGAGCAGTTCGTCGAGCACCACCAGCTTGTCTTCGCGACCCTGATACAGGTGCTGGATGCCGAGGTTCTGCGCGCGGCGCTCGACCACCGGCGTCTTGCGTCCGCTGATGATCGCGGTGCGCACGCCGGAGTTGATCAGCATCTTGATGCCGTGGCCGTCGAGGGTGTTGAAGGTCTTGAATTCGCTGCCGTCGGTGAGGAAGTACAGGCGGCCATCGGTGAGCACACCGTCGACGTCGAAGATCGCCAGCTTCACCGCTTTGGCGCGCTGCGCCAGTTCATCGTGTTTCGCTGCATCGCTCATTCAGAGTACTCCGGCGCGCAGAAGGTCGTGCATGTTGAGGGCGCCGACAGGCGTGTCGGCGTCGTCGGTCACGACCAGCGAGTTTATCTTGTGGTCTTCCATGATTCTCAGCGCTTCGGCGGCGAGCATCTCGGCGCGGGCGGTCTTGCCGTGCACGGTCATGACGTCGTCGATGATCGCATTGCGCACGTCGATGCCCTTGTCCAGGGTGCGACGCAGGTCGCCGTCGGTGAAGATCCCGGCCAGTTTGCCGTCGGCTTCGATGATCACGGTCATGCCGAGGCCCTTGCGGGTCATTTCCAGCAGTGCATCGCGCAGCGACGTGCCCCGGCCAACCAGTGGCAGGCGTTCGCCGGCGTGCATGACGTTCTCCACCTTGAGCAGCAGGCGGCGGCCCAGTGCGCCACCGGGATGGGAGAAGGCGAAATCCTCGGCGGTGAAGCCGCGGGCCTCGAGCAGGGCAATGGCCAGGGCGTCGCCGAGGACCAGTGATACGGTGGTGGAAGAAGTGGGTGCCAGATTCAGTGGACAGGCTTCCTGGGCCACGCGGGCGTCCAGGTTGACTTCGGCGGCCTTGGCCAGCGGCGATTCCGGGTTGCCGGTCATGCTGATGAGGGTGATGCCCAGGCGCTTGATCAGCGGCAGCAGGGTGACGATCTCGGCAGTGGAGCCGGAGTTGGACAGGGCAACCACGACATCGTCACGGGTGATCATGCCCATGTCGCCGTGACTGGCCTCGGCCGGATGCACGAAGAACGCTGGTGTGCCGGTACTGGCCAGGGTGGCGGCAATCTTGTTGCCGACGTGGCCGGACTTGCCCATGCCTACCACGACGATGCGGCCCTTGCAGGCCAGCAGCAGTTCGCACGCACGGACGAAGTCGCCGTTGATGCGGGCGAGCAGGTCTTGAATGGCCTCCAGTTCGAGGCGGATGGTGCGTTGGGCGGACTGGATCAGATCGCTGGACTGGCTCATGGCAGGGTTCACGGTGGCCGGCAGAAAAGTGCGAGATTATAACGGGAAAGGTGGAATGCCTCACCCCTGATGGTATCGACGTGCTGCGCAGTAGGCCGCAATTGCCTGAAATCATTGCAGCGCCTTGGGGCGCGCAAGGCGGCAGTGGTATATTGCGCGCCCTGTTCGGCCAGCCTGTGTGCGTAGTGTCCCGGTTCGGGAATGCTGCGTCTGTTCCAGGGAATGGCCGTTTCACAAGGAGTTTGGATGAGCGCCGATAATGCTTACGCTGTCGAGTTGAAGGGCCTGACCTTCAAGCGTGGCGCCCGCACCATCTTTGACAACGTCGATATCCGTATCCCGCGCGGCAAGGTCACCGGCATCATGGGGCCTTCCGGCTGCGGCAAGACCACGCTGCTGCGCCTGATCGCCGCGCAGCTCAAGCCCGCCGCCGGTGAAGTCTGGGTCAACGGGCAGAATCTGCCGACCCTGTCGCGAGCCGATCTGTTCGACATGCGCAAGCAGTTCGGCGTGCTGTTCCAGAGCGGCGCACTGTTCACCGATCTCGATGTGTTCGAAAACGTGGCATTTCCGCTGCGCGTGCATACCCGCCTGTCTGACGAGATGATTCGCGACATCGTGCTGCTGAAGCTGCAGGCCGTGGGCCTGCGGGGCGCTGTCGAACTGATGCCGGACGAGCTGTCCGGCGGCATGAAGCGGCGCGTCGCGCTCGCCCGGGCGATTGCCCTGGACCCGCAGATCCTCATGTACGACGAGCCGTTCGTCGGCCAGGACCCGATCGCCATGGGCGTGCTGGTGCGCCTGATCCGCCTGCTCAACGACGCACTGGGTATCACCAGCATCGTGGTGTCCCACGACCTGGCCGAAACCGCCAGCATTGCCGACTACCTCTATGTGGTTGGTGATGGTCAAGTGCTCGGTCAGGGCACCCCGGCGGAACTGATGAGTTCGGACAACCCGCGCATCCAGCAATTCATGAAGGGGATTCCCGACGGCCCGGTGCCGTTCCATTACCCCGCGCCGGATTACCTTGACGACCTGTTGGGAGCGCCTTGATGCGTAAGTCTTCTCCGCTCGAGCGCGTGCGCCTGTTCGGCCGCTCCGGGATCGACGTGGTCGGCACTCTGGGGCGCTCGCTGCTGTTCCTCCTGAGTTCTCTGTTCGGTCGCAGCGGCCTGCGCAACGGCACTCAACTGCTGATTCGCCAGCTGTACTCGATCGGTGTGCTGTCGCTGCCAATCATCGTGGTGGCCGGCCTGTTCATCGGCATGGTGCTGGCGCTGCAGGGCTACAACATTCTGACTGCCTACGGGTCTGAGCAAGCGGTGGGGCAGATGGTTGCCCTGACTCTTCTACGCGAGCTGGGCCCGGTGGTGACCGGTCTGCTGTTTGCCGGTCGCGCCGGTTCGGCGCTGACGGCCGAGATCGGCAACATGAAGTCCACCGAGCAGATTTCCAGCCTGGAAATGATCGGTGTCGATCCGCTGAAGTACATCATTGCCCCGCGTCTGTGGGCCGGGTTCATCTCCATGCCGCTGCTGGCCGCGATCTTCAGCGTGGTCGGTATCTGGGGCGGGGCGATGGTCGCCGTGGACTGGCTGGGGGTGTACGAGGGGTCGTTCTGGTCGAACATGCAGAACAGCGTGGACTTCATGGACGATGTGCTCAACGGCGTGATCAAGAGCGTCGTATTTGCCTTCGTGGTGACCTGGATCGCCGTGTTCCAGGGCTATGACTGCGAGCCGACCTCCGAAGGCATCAGCCGCGCCACGACCAAGACCGTGGTTTACGCCTCGCTGGCCGTGCTTGGCCTCGACTTTATTCTGACCGCCCTGATGTTTGGAGATATCTGATGCAAAGCCGCTCCCTGGAAATCGGCGTGGGTCTGTTCCTGCTGGCAGGCCTGCTGGCCCTGCTGCTTCTTGCCCTGCGCGTCAGCGGCCTGTCGCCCGGCAGTTCGGAAGAAACCTACAAGCTGTACGCGCATTTCGACAATATTGCCGGTTTGACGGTCAGAGCTAAGGTGACCATGGCCGGTGTGACCATCGGCAAGGTCACCGCCATCGATCTGGACCGTGACAGCTACACCGGTCGCGTGACCATGGAGCTGGAAAAACGCGTGGACAATCTGCCCACCGATTCAACCGCTTCCATCCTCACCGCCGGCCTGCTGGGCGAGAAGTACATCGGCATCAGTGTCGGTGGCGAGGAGGATCTGCTGGCGGACGGTGGCACCATCCACGACACGCAGTCGGCGCTGGTGCTGGAAGACCTGATCGGCAAGTTCCTGATCAATTCGGTCAACAAAGAAAGCAAATGAGGACCTTCTCCATGATCACTACCTTGCGTCGCGGCCTGCTGGTGCTGCTCGCCGCCCTGCCGCTGTTTGCGCTGGCCGCGCCTGGCGCCCACGAAGTGGTGCAGCAGACGACCGACAAACTGCTCGCTGACCTGAAAACCAACAAGGACAGCTACAAGCAGAACCCGCAGGCGTTCTATGACGCACTCAACGAGATCCTTGGCCCGGTGGTCGACAGCGACGGCATCTCGCGCAGCATCATGACCGTCAAGTACTCGCGCAAGGCCACCCCGGAGCAGATGAAGCGCTTCGAGGAGAACTTCAAGCGCAGCCTGATGCAGTTCTACGGCAACGCGTTGCTGGAGTACGACAACCAGGGCATCCGCGTGCTGCCGGCGAAGAGCGAAGAAGGCGGCCGCGCCACTGTGGGTATGGAAGTGAAGGACAAGAAGGGCGCGGTCTACCCGGTGTCCTACACCATGGTGCAGAACGACGGCCAGTGGATGCTGCGCAACGTGATCATCAACGGCATCAACATCGGCAAGCTGTTCCGCGACCAGTTCGCCGACAGCATGCAGCGCAACGGCAACGATCTGGACAAGACCATCGACGGCTGGGCCGAGATCGTCGCCAAGGCCAAGCAGACCGAAGAAGGCCAGAAGGCGGCCGGGCATGAGTGAGGCCGCGATCACGGCGGTCGGCACCGGCGAGCTGCGGCTCAGCGGGGTGCTCGACTACCGCAGCGGACCGGAGCTGCGCGACAGCGGGCGCAAGCTGATCAAGGAAAGCACGGCGCCTGCGCTGGTACTCGACTGCTCGGCGGTGGAGAAATCCAGCAGTGTCGGCCTGTCGTTGCTGCTGGCGTACCTGCGTGACGCCCGCGCTGTCGGCCGCAGCCTGTCGATTCGCGGCCTGCCGGCGGACATGCAGGGCATCGCCAAGGTGTCCGGCCTGCTCGACGTGCTGACCCCGCACGCTTGAGAGGCTGCAGGGCCCTCCGTCAGCGCGCCCGGTTGCGGGCTTCGCAGGCGGGGGGCTTTTTTGTATCATGGCCGGCCCGCGAGCCTTGGCCCGCCATGAATTCTTTAGCGTCGATCGAGGTTGAGCATGCAGGCCGTTGAAGTTAAGAGCCTCCTGGAAGCAAAGATGCCCGGTACCCGGGTCGAGGTGGAAGGCGAGGGCTGCAATTTCCAGCTGAACCTGATCAGCGACGAGCTGGCCGCCCTCAGCCCGGTCAAGCGCCAGCAGCAGATTTACGCCCATCTCAACGAGTGGATCGCCAGTGGCGCCATCCATGCCGTGACCATGAAATTCTTCAGCCAGGCCGCCTGGGCCGAGCGTTCCTGAGCCTGCGGGCAGCGAGATCCAAATGGACAAACTGATTATTACCGGCGGCATCCGCCTGAATGGCGAAATCCGCATCTCCGGGGCGAAGAACTCCGCCCTGCCGATTCTCGCGGCCACCCTGCTGGCCGACACCCCGGTCACCGTGTGCAACCTGCCGCACCTGCACGACATCACCACCATGATCGAGCTGTTCGGGCGCATGGGTGTGCAGCCGATCATCGACGAGAAGCTCAGCGTCGAAGTCGATGCCAGCAGCATCAAGACTCTGATCGCGCCTTACGAGCTGGTGAAGACCATGCGCGCCTCGATCCTGGTACTGGGTCCGATGGTTGCCCGTTTCGGTGAAGCCGAAGTCGCATTGCCCGGCGGTTGCGCCATCGGCTCGCGTCCGGTCGACCTGCACATCCGTGGCCTCGAAGCCATGGGCGCGAAGATCGACGTCGAAGGCGGCTACATCAAGGCCAAGGCGCCGGAAGGCGGCCTGCGTGGCGCGCACTTCTTCTTCGATATCGTCAGCGTGACCGGTACCGAGAACA
Proteins encoded in this window:
- a CDS encoding superoxide dismutase — protein: MPHSLPPLPYAYDALEPHLDAQTMEIHHSKHHQTYINNLNAALEGSTWAALPVEELLLRLAEVPANLQAAVINQGGGHANHSLFWLVMSPQGGGEPQGELAGAIDSHLGGFAAFKEAFTKAALSRFGSGWAWLSVTPGKTLVVESSANQDSPLMHGNTPILGLDVWEHAYYLRYQNRRPEYIGAFYNVIDWAEVARRYQAALA
- a CDS encoding ZIP family metal transporter: MRTLLQSFSNTNSRTLRYVLGFTVVLSGSTLLLMQAAAATLVIEPQLWRALQGGMLCALGTALGALPVLFMRGISVRMTDTLLGFGGGVMLAATVFSLLIPALDAAGDLGFTKWGAGFLASLGVLIGASALFGLGRLLPQPNLEVREDGRQPIPPRILLFVIAVVLHNIPEGMAVGVSAGAGLPGADSLAMGIALQDLPEGLIISLVLAGAGMGRGKALLIGAASGLVEPVFAVLCAWLVGVSALLLPWGLALAAGAMLFAVTHEIIPESHRKGFEAEASMGLAAGFCLMMVMDTALA
- a CDS encoding HPr family phosphocarrier protein; protein product: MPACEITIINKLGLHARAAAKFVGVAGRFPCQIRAGRSPESLVDGKSIMAVMMLAAGKGTTLHLHTEGEQDDNALNALIELINNKFDEGE
- the rapZ gene encoding RNase adapter RapZ; the encoded protein is MRLIIVSGRSGSGKSTALDVLEDNGFYCIDNLPAGLLPELAQSALLQTELMHPQVAVSIDARNLPSQLRRFPELLEEVRARHIVCDVLYLDADEETLLKRFSETRRRHPLTNESRALAEAIRDEELLLAPITDLADLKIDTTHLNLYQLRDTIKLRLLNKPEPGTAFLIESFGFKRGMPVDADLVFDVRCLPNPYWKPDLREMSGLEQPVAEYLAAQPDVEEMYQDIHAYLSKWLPRFAASNRAYVTIAIGCTGGHHRSVYLANRLGEALKPTLKNVQVRHRDLH
- the ptsN gene encoding PTS IIA-like nitrogen regulatory protein PtsN, with translation MIRLENILTAGRSLVNVPGGSKKRVLEQIANLVARELPDLDGQDIFESLIAREKLGSTGFGNGIAIPHCRLPGCTAPISAVLRLEASVDFDAIDGAPVDLLFVLLVPEAATDEHLELLRQIASMLDRADVRERLRQAQSSEDLYRVVVDVQNGQ
- the hpf gene encoding ribosome hibernation-promoting factor, HPF/YfiA family is translated as MQVNISGHQLDVTDALRDYVGEKLSRLERHFDKITNVQVTLEVEKLKQKIEATLHIAGGEVVANAEHEDMYAAIDLLADKLDRQLIKHKEKQLGRLQGAAAR
- a CDS encoding RNA polymerase factor sigma-54 codes for the protein MKPSLVLKMGQQLTMTPQLQQAIRLLQLSTLDLQQEIQEALESNPMLERQEEGEDFDNSDPMADGSEEQVNQPVQEAIYQETNSTSADSIEDGEWNERIPNELPVDTAWEDVYQTSASSLPSNDDDEWDFTTRTSAGESLQTHLLWQLNLAPMSDTDRLIAVTLIDCINNQGYLEESLEEIVDAFDPEMDVELDEVEAVLHRIQQFEPAGIGARDLRECLLLQLRQLPANTPWLAEANRLAGDHLDLLGSRDYSQLMRRMKLKEDELRQVIELIQSLNPRPGSQIESSEPEYVVPDVIVRKHNERWLVELNQESVPRLRVNPQYAGFVRRADSSADNTFMRNQLQEARWFIKSLQSRNETLMKVATQIVEHQRGFLEYGDEAMKPLVLHDIAEAVGMHESTISRVTTQKFMHTPRGIYELKYFFSSHVSTSEGGECSSTAIRAIIKKLVAAENAKKPLSDSKIAGLLEAQGIQVARRTVAKYRESLGIAPSSERKRLM
- the lptB gene encoding LPS export ABC transporter ATP-binding protein produces the protein MATLKAQHLAKSYKGRQVVRDVSLSIDSGQIVGLLGPNGAGKTTCFYMIVGLVQADQGRVLIDDLDVSHQPMHGRARVGIGYLPQEASIFRKLSVADNIMAILETRKDLDRDGRKAALETLLQEFHISHIRDSLGMSLSGGERRRVEIARALATEPKFILLDEPFAGVDPISVGDIKQIIHHLKAKGIGVLITDHNVRETLDICETAYIVNDGQLIAEGDAESILANQLVKEVYLGHEFRL
- the lptA gene encoding lipopolysaccharide transport periplasmic protein LptA, which encodes MRFVKTLPLLFIGLGAALGSASTWALPSDRDQPIRVQADSAELDDKQGVAVYRGGVVITQGTMKITGDTVTITQDANGEVEVFTSVGRPAYYEQKPAADKQIVKAYGLTIQYFASNERIVLIDQAKVIQEGNTFEGEKIVYDTQRQIVNAGRANGTSVSTPRPRIDMVIQPRKKTGQPEQGQ
- the lptC gene encoding LPS export ABC transporter periplasmic protein LptC, whose translation is MFAKLRRPVIFTLIAALLVAVGYWNIRPESFMERQTVAEAESAVDFYAINASTQQYQEDGQLHYEMTAEKLEHLKASDVTLVSKPDLQLYRGTPYPWHIQSARGEVAPEGKEVELIDDVRIARTDAKGRPTVITSSRMTVFPDKEYAQTRQAVRIEAANGVTTAKGMKAYMNDGRINLLSNVRGQHEVR
- a CDS encoding KdsC family phosphatase, with translation MSDAAKHDELAQRAKAVKLAIFDVDGVLTDGRLYFLTDGSEFKTFNTLDGHGIKMLINSGVRTAIISGRKTPVVERRAQNLGIQHLYQGREDKLVVLDELLGELGLSYEQVAYLGDDLPDLPVIRRVGLGMAVASADGFVRQHAHGVTAARGGEGAAREFCELIMRAQGSLDAAQAAYL